Below is a window of Electrophorus electricus isolate fEleEle1 chromosome 1, fEleEle1.pri, whole genome shotgun sequence DNA.
TCAGTGACGTTTAGACAGATAATTTTCTTTCAATCTGAAAACTgagttattcttttttattatttctttacagGTAAGCAGACGTTATTCTTAGCAGTCAATTTCCAGTCCTGGTTTGAACAGAGATGAAGATGTAAGGGGCAGAATTCATATAGGAGGTCTGAAAAGCAGAAAAGCCCATTACGTATGGATTGGACGTACTGTAAGAATAGTGGGTGTTACAAAGGCCCAGCACACCCTCCAGAACTTATTTGGCTGGAAACCGATCATCATTTCGATGTCCTCACAGAATCTCTGCAGACCTGTATTGTGGagcaaaaaagagagacaaagcaaAGTGAACAAGCGAGGGAAATATTGATTGAGTGCtgcacaaagaaaaaagaaacgaaaaataaattatgataGAAGAAAGATACAATAATACAGCAGACAGGAGTAGATATTTGGGTTAAAAAAATCAACCAGTTTCTACTTTACTACAATTAGGAAGTGGAAAGACTACTTTCATTGTCTCCAAGAGTCGAATACGAAGTTCtgagacacctttttttttgcaataagCAATTCATTTTcatgagctttttaaaaataattcctaAAATGACTGCATACCTTGTTTGCTGATCTCATCATTTATTAATATGATCGGTGTAATTCATCATTTGGCTGATTTTATCATTATGTATCCCTATGAACAATTTTTGTATatggtctgaaaaaaaaaaaaaaaaaaaaaaaaaaaatggaatgacAAAACCGACATCTAGTGGCCAAAGAGGAAAATATTCACAGACTATCCAAAGGGACAAATTTAAAGTCACGTGGTCAGAGAAGCGAAAGATTAcgtgaaaaaaaaaggagagacacGGGGTTTTTCCCATGTCAGTTCAGAGTCCTTCACCTGCACCTCTTTATATCTGTGACTAGTGTCCAAATGCAAAACTGATGCCTCAAGCTCCAGCAAAGGCAACATATGACtaaaatatgtttgtattaCACTGACAAATAGTTCAAATGCTGATGGGGTGCAACAGCAAGCCAAAGCTGATGAGTATACTACTTACCCATAGCTGATCAGTATACTACTCACCCATAGCTGATGAGTATACTACTCCCACATAGCTGATGAGCATACTACTCACCCATAGCTGATCAGTATACTACTCACCCATAGCTGATGAGTATACTACTCCCACATAGCTGATGAGCATACTACTCACCCATAGCTGATCAGTATACTACTCACCCATAGCTGATGAGTATACTACTCCCATATAACTGATCAGTATACTAATCACCCATAGCTGATGATTAGACTACTCCCATATAGCTGATCAGTATACTAATCACCCATAGCTGATGATTAGACTACTCCCATATAGCTGATCAGTATACTAATCACCCATAGCTGATCAGTATACTACTCCCACATAGCTGATCAATATACTACTCACACATAACCATCAATCACCCTAtcttcatatatacacataaatagtTATGAAAAGTGTACAATGTGGGACCTATAATTTGTagtttttaaagaatatttaatgaaataaaattgtcAGCACTCTAAATTACCTTTTCAAGCacaaggtacaggtgtgttAGAACTTGACTAAAGACTAATTGGTCCAACTCAGAGAGACAAAAGTCATTATGAACAGTAGTATTAACAAACTCACCATAAATGTAGGAGACTCCAATCAGCTCAAAGATGGCTATGATGACCAGAGAATAGGAGGCTGCATAGGTATCAACCAGCTGAAGCATGTACATGCCACTCtatatatgaaacacacacatgtgcatggtTTTAcacactcccatacacacacccataacacacacagtcatattcTCTGTCACACTGGCTATCACttaaaaattgtaattattCATATCTGATGATCAACATGAACAAACTTCTAAGTAGAATTTGATCCTTTACAGAAATTTATGttagcaataaaaaaaatgtaccacAATTCAGTAAAGAATTATGCTTCCTTCATCTGTAGATGAAGTCATGCAGCCCTGACTTTAAACGAGGCCTCTGTGTTACTTATGATTTCTTTTGAACCCTCTTAGGGACACAGCACTGTGGAACAAGAGTATACAGCAGGCCACAGCAGGCCCTCTGTAGAAAGAAAGGGGGGAAAGATCTTCTCATTCTAATTTGCTGAATGTTCTGAGTAGAATAATTACAATTTAGCGTTTATGTtggcatttatttttgctttacttATTTTCTGGTTGTGAGGTTGTTATAGATTGTTTTCTATTTAACTgataatgtatttttcttttatttctgttactaTGTGATttttggaataatttttttctattctattgtttttgaatatttttagcAGTATTACTTGATATACTCAGAATGACTAAAGTCTGAAAAACTGAAACACGCTTCttgagttttacatttaataatccAGGAAACGTTGTGTATTTGATGCAGCTCGTGTATATCATGGTTTTACAGCCCCTATTCCTCCATCTTTCTGCATGCTTGCAATCCCACATTCACTGGCATGTGCAAGGCTCCACATTTCCACATAAATTACTCTGCTTGTGGAATCCATACGTGCCTTTGGTCTTCCATGTTCTTCTTCACTCTCCTCAGCTGTACTGTTGTCAGGTTCTGGATTATTCGCTGTCTCTTCTGCCAGGTGCAGTTTTGAAGTCCTTTTTGCAGATGAGTTTATGACTTTGCTGTCAAGTTTGTACTGGATCCAGGAGTTTATTATGCTGGCATCAAAGTAATGGCCTATCACACAGCATGTGGGACATGTTTCAGTCTTTTCTATAAAAGCTCAGGATTCCATCACATAAATCCACCACAGATATGTTGTCTTTGCATTCTTAGTGGACTGCCAGTCTTCCCATCTGGACATGTGCTTTTGTCTTTGCTGGACCACCTGATATAGGTATCTTCTGACATCCATGCATGGTTGAGATCATTACCACTGGCTTGTTATCGCACCATTTCCTGTTAGCCATGTTAGGACTCCTTCTAACCACCATCAATGATGTTCCTTTCCATTCTTACTGCAGTCATTTTACATGGCTGACATGCCTTTGGCTCCCTGGTTTTCATCTAGCTTGACTTGATATTAGACCCTTTTACAGCAAAGCTTCTTCGATGCTGACTGATATGAAGTACTGATTGAAGACAAATGGGCTTCCTGTGGGTACAGATTCGACCATACATAGGAGTGCTGCTGCTGTAATGCCCAGTGTTTTACCATCAAATATATTGCTCCCCCGGTAGACTTCAAAGTCCAGCATCATACCAGCTGGAGAGGCAAGGACAAATACCTTCAAAAAGCCAGGAGAGTATGGCTTGCCTGGAACAAACTGCCTGACTGGACACCCACCCAAGAAAGGAATGATTAGCTCACCGATGCAGAGCTTTTCTGGTTTTGGGAAACTAATTACAGCCTTACTTCTCTCTTTCAAGGAATGGCCTGACTTTCCAAAGAGTGTCTGTCTTCCTTATTACCTCTTTTATATGCAGGTCATTAACAAATTTCAGTGAGTTCCTCAGCTTGAAGAACCTATCAGTTGTCATTTCGTTGCTTATAATTGGCACTGTTAagttggggttgttttttttgggggggggcagtaaGACATCTTGTTTCTGGAATAGCAAAGAGAACTAATAAACCAAAGAATAgagtgaagaagaagaagaagaagaagaagaagaagaagaagaagaagaagaagaagaagaagaagaagaagaatactTGAAAGATTTGAAGACATCTTTAAAAACTTTTCAATGGAAATAAACCTTATTTATGGTCATCCTGAGACTAAATGTACATGTCAGTCCTGGTCTACAGAGTGAAACACATTTCCTATTTGTCTGTGTCAGCTCATCAAACCACATAAAGAAGCATCTGCCTGTTCATCAGAATTCTGCACCTCATCTTGAACAGGTTCAAACGCATTCTGAGCAATTCCTTCATCTGTTAAATCTAACTCTGAATcgctttcttttattttgtactaAAGTTCTTCTGATTTTTTCCTTCCACCTATAACACTAGTGAAAGTAAAAGATGTTAAAATCATTGTGATGTCCATTAGAGAGGAAATTCATAATGGGACATTAGTTCAGCTCACAAAACATTAAACTGCTCTCAGGCCTCACTACATAATTCACCATAAAAAGTATATGTTGTAGTAAAAAATCAGGAATTAGCTAGTATTTGATCTGCTCTttcccctttcattaaatgtgCTCATTGCTGTAGAAGCAAGTTTTGTGCAGAAAGGAAGAGGCACTCCACCCTACATTCAGTGAAAAGCCCAAGAAATCCTGTATACAGTAAAGCAGGACTTAAAGGCTAAgtgaaatgtataaaatgagaaatacatAAACAACATTTCTACTACAGCAGAAACAAATGAATAGGCAAGTTCTAAGGAGGTTAAACATAATAACAGTGAACACAATACAAGAGGATCACAACCCATCTTACAACGATAATGTGTCCCACAGGTTCCAGTGggatttcagtttgtttgtttggtcagGAAGGAACTATGGAGAGTCAGCCGTATGACTCCTTCTGTTTGACTGAGGAATCTAATTTAGCAGTGCTTTTTCGAGTGCAGACTCCGCCTAGTTTTATAGACTAAAGAGATTTTCTAAGGAGAATTTCTGTTTACGGTGTCATTTATTTCACATGAAACATATCAAACATATCAAGGAAATGAAAGTCTGTCTGGCCAGTCTAGAAAGCCCACGCTGATCAGTAAtacatggagtgtgtgagtgagtggcaTGCCATAGAGTTTCTATTCGCCCAGGTCTAACACATGCCATGCTCAGGCAGTAGGGCTATGGAGGGGTGGTTGACTGCACGGCTGAATGGCAAACCTCTGTAATCATGGGAAAACCCAGCACGTAGAAGGCTAAGCAGCAGACCAACGTGAAGACAGTCTTGTGTCTGCGCAGGTACTTGGGGAACTCATCTGACACAGACGTCACTATGGTCTCGATGGTGGCGAACTGCAGAGATAGAGAGCTGATATATAAATAGGTTCACAGAGTGTATGGGAGGTTAGTGAttctcaaaatgtaaaatgggaaagaagaaaaggaatCAGCATCTAGAGTCATCCTATATTCTGCCAGTGAAAACATTCACAATGCTGATCACCTTCCTCTATATAAACCTgtaaaataattcttagaaacTGAGAGAGATATATAACAAAGTCACGATATTTGCTGCAAAGTGAGATTCAGGTATGATGAGCATACAGCATGAGCATACAAGCACAAGGGAGTGTTTAGCATACTTTCACATTatcaacagggtcacaagatGGTAgagtggtaaaaaaaaactgacaagcATATATGAACACATTGGAATGTTAAAGGATAGCACTATGACCCAGTTCCTTTATGCTCACCTCTCCTGCAACCTCTGCTATAAGAAACCTAACCAAATAACATTGAGATGATGTAAGCTGCAAAATGAGTGTGACTAATGCACTCCACAACATACAGCATATAGAACgcccacgcgcacgcacatacgcacatgttctcgcacacacacacctacagaaaaacaaatgtgaacagCTCAAACAGTAAACATGACTCGCCCACTGTCTTGCCCTGCTCCAACAGTGGAGTGGAATCACAGGTGTTCATGCAGCTCATTATGTAAAGATCTTTCCTTTTACTGAGTATAATTAACACCTGTTACAGAACAGTCAGGAAGCAGGTGCTGGAAGGAAAGATAAAATCAAATGTTTCTCATTTAAATCTGTTCCACACCATGCCAGAACAGAATTTACAGGACTTTGTGTGACAGCTAATGAACTAATACTAATGACGTTAtcatattgtttttgttgtgctaATTGGGCACTCACAGCTTCTTCTCATTCTTGACAACATTATCATCAGTTTTAAAAGCTCAGTTATATGTTGAGGTTGGAAGGATATGATGAactcagataaacacacacatacacacacacacacacacacacacacacacatacacaccgtaCCATTTTGTTAGTAGTTAGTGTGGTGTTAAATACCATGGTATCCAGCCCCAGTGTgaggagcatgaggaagaagatGATTGCCCAGAACGGAGACACAGGCAATCTGGTGAGGGCTTCGGGGTACACGACGAATGCTATACCTGgccctgtatacacacacacaaacacaccactcacaatGTACAATCAAATACCAGAATTACATATAAGGCATATGATGCATGTCTTTAAGACATCTGATTTAAGTGGCCTTTATTGAGCTTTGTAAACTGCAAAATTAGGAGACTAAAAAAACTATTATTTCAATTAGGGGGAAAAACTTCCATTATCTAAATTattaagttaattaattaattagggTAGTTGTAGTCTCTACTAGACAAGTACTGTGGTTAAGTGACATACCTTCATCTGCCACACTCTCAATGGGTACCTTGAGCTCATGAGCCATGAAGCCGATGACTGAAAAAATTACAAACCCAGCAAAGATACTGGTTGCACTGTTTGTACACGTCACTATAATGGTGTCCCTGAAGAGGAGATGCAAAGCGGGAGAGACTTTTATGGGTGAGATCCAGAGATAACCATTAAAATTACAgacttaaatgaacatttgcaCAGCCTTTCTTCAGAGCAAATATTATCTTTCATATACATGGAATAACAAGGTACAGCTGTACTATACATTGCATCTTACCTGTAACAGTTATTATGGAACTTATTATAGGAGGAAAGGGTTATAAGACCACCCCATGCAGCtgacaaggagaaaaaaatctGAGTAGCTGCATCCTTccatacctatatatatatatatatatatatatatatatatatatatatatatatatatatagagagagagagagagagagagagagagagagagagagagagagagagaggaaatgtaaacagagagagaaggagagagagagttaatatagggataaaaatatttacagtaggATTAATTATTCATTCTAATTTAATACAATAgcataaatacaatttaatacaATAAAGAGCTACcctattcatttaaaatgatcattttatcaTTGACCATTGACCACTGCTTGGTAACCACATATGGGTCTTGGTTACCAGACATGGTTCACATGGGTCTTAGTAACCAGACATGGGTCACATTGGTCTTTGTAACCAGACATGGTTCACATGGGTCTTGGTAACCAGACATGGTTCACATGGGTCTTGGTAACCAGACATGGTTCACATGGGTCTTGGTAAGCAGACATGGGTCACATGGGTCTTGGTAACCAGACATAGTTCACATGGGTCTTGGTAACCAGACATGGGTCACATTGGTCTTGGTAACCAGACATGAGTCACATGGGTTTGTCCTTACTTTGGCATCACTGAGTTTCTCCCATTTGGGTGTGATGAAGTAGAGGATGCCGGATGAAGCACCAGGCAGCGTGACGCCCCGGATCAGAAGGATGACCAGGACTACGTAGGGAAAGGTGGCAGTGAAGTAAACCACCTATGCACAAACCAAAGCCACATTTGGCAAGATGCTTAGCAGGCAAGTAGATCCAAACAGCACCAAACCATTCTATGACCTGATATATAGCCTATGGTGAGATGTTCTTCTATCCTAAGCCCAGACCAGTCCCTCCTGGTAGTGTACCAGGTTTTGTATCGCTCTCGCACTGTGCCTGACTGAAACACACTATGTATTCCAGAATACTGACATGATTACTGACAGTTTCAACAGAACTGTTATACTGACAaatctgattttgttttctttgctgctGAATCTAATGTCTCACTAgatttaaaatatactatatactaaaTACTTCTTAAATAGCTCCACTGAGTATCTTTTTCTATGCCAAGCACTTATTATAATCTAATTATATCGTCAAAGCATTTTTAGGGCTACCTTGTGTATTTAGCGAATTAATCCATCCGCTGGAAGAGGTTGTAAGGACAGGAGGGCGTCACAAGAGGGCAACAGATCCTTTAGAATTAGCCTTACAGTTCCAAAGCAAGCGCAGCGCTGTTCTCACGGTAATGCAGTCTGACTTCAGAGAAGCCAATTAGTTACCGAGCCTTCTTTACCTTGCCTGATGACTTGATCCCTTTAGCTAAAGAGGCGTAGACGATAAGCCATGCCAGAAAGAGGCAACCAGCCAAAGGCCAGCGAATGTCGCCCGGGTACTCAATCCCCTTGGAAATGTGCAATACATTATATCTaataaaagagaaagggaaTGGTCCGCATCACACAGAAATGCCACTTTCCAGAAAACTGTATCAAACCAGCATAGCTCATGAAAATTGATCAAGATTTAGTTCAGATGGGTTATTTTAAGCAACTTATTTTAACAACATTCTCTCCTATGAAAACGTACTCAGGAGATTTTACTTTTCTGATACAAAACAAATGCTTAACAAACACTCACTTGAAATACTCCTCACTGGGGCTGACATAGGTTCTGTTGTCTGCTGTAACATTTAGCAGCTTGCTTAAATTTCCAACCGCATTTGCAGACAAACAGAATGTGGTGTTCTTAATGGAAGTAAGGTTTCTATCTCGGATAATACACGAATCTGTTTCAGAGGAAAAGTATGTCTATAAGAAccaacaaatacacatttacatacagtaaCATAAAGCAGATGACTCTGAAGACATAATAGGAATATTGCAGCCTACGGAAATAGTTACTGGTGTAAAAAGGAGCTCCTGTGCTAGCTTTGAATTATGTGTCACGTGTCCGTTTGCTTCATTATTTACCAAGACACACACCAatcaaaaatgtacataatattCTGATCATCTCAGTCTTAAATTAGTTAAGAAAGTCTTTTGCCGCATTTGTTTCACATTCTAAGATTCCGTAGCACTACACATGCTGGCCACTGGAGGGCGCGACATCGTACTGCGGCACTGCAGCAATGCCTTTACAGTAAATTTGTCAAGCAAGCAGTTTTTTTCTGCTGAATTTACTAAAAGTATTTCGTCGAATAACCAGCGTTATACAGCGTGTTTAAAAGTATTTTCAACACTTATCAGTATAAAATcatccacaaaaacaaaacagatctaAACGTCATTTCGTTAACACCAACAAAATAAACTAAAGCCTGATACAATAATTTTTATAACAAATACGCTTGTCCTAGCCCATACATTTTTCCATCTCAAAGATTCCGTTGATAAGTAGACCAAAACGCCTTACtctaaaaaatgtaacaaaaaatataaaacaaatgctaTATCTTAATACTCAGTTTAACGTACACCACCACTATTTTCAGCCACTTTTAAGGACAGGATTTTAGCGGGGTATACAAAAGAAATattaatagtttaaaaaaaataaaaatcaaatgttaAATTGTACCTATTAAATAACTACATATAGTAATTCATATCATTAGAAACAAGTGACTCAAATCCCCTAACACAATGAAGTGGGAGAGTTTTTCGGACACAAGGTGCAGCCTAAATCTTTTATTCCAGAGCGTGTGCTTAGTTGGGAAGGTGGAGGGCACGTTGCGCATTGCGTATTAGTTGAGGGGGGTGGCTGTAAAGGGCTGTAAAGACACTGAAGGAGGAGGGTAGGCAAAGAATCCTTACCTAAGCGCAGCATGTCTTTGTCTTTGCACTCAATCGTGTTCCACTCATTTCTACAGTAAGTCCATGGCAGTAAGCCCTTCAACGAAGCGAACGAAGCGAACAGGTAGTATAGTGTCCAGCACATAATTATATTATAGTATATGGCTATCAAGACAGATATTATCAACATGGCAATCCCGcaacctaaaataaaataaataagacgAAATAATATGCATTATTCTTAAACACGTACATGGCCGTTTACTATTAACACAACAGgaaatgcataataataaaaagtacaCTACTCGTAAGATAATTTagtattaatgtaatgtaactaACAAAAAAGTTAAACCCTTTACACCATGTGGGCTGAGCGCAGTTTACCTTGCAAGGCCGGAATAGCCTTCCAAACAGAGACAGGGCCCTGGCTGGCGAACTGACCCAGTGAGACTTCCATTAAAAATATAGGTATTCCAGCAAGGCCTAACATGATCAGGTAAGGTATCAAAAAAGCACCTACACAGGAAAGACGGCGCCACAATTAGTCATCAGCGTAAACTTTGATACTCTTAAAAAACTTTGGCGCACTTACGTATCTGGTATCATTGAAACCCATGAAGGACACACGTGTTTGCTATTCAAAGTCTATAACTTAGAAACtttgatttatgtatttatttatttgtttattttgcgaTGTGGACATGGTTTGGTTAAAATCGTAGAACAAAATGTATCGTTTATAGAGTTAAATAaccatttataataaataataatttaaaaatcgTAGgcgtaattattattattttaatgttgtaataataataataataataataataataataataataataataataataatatgaacgATCGTGAAATTCGCCACTTACACCATATATACAGTTTAGATATATGAGGAAAAACGAACTATATATAAAGTGAAAAACGAGAAATTCATTGAGTTTTTTTGCAGATTACGTTGATTATTTGGGGTACatacaataacaaaaattaGTGATacccctcctcacctcctccattTTGGAAGGCAAGATAAGGAAATCTCCAAACGTTTCCTAACCCCACCGCATAGCCAACCATAGACAGAATAAAATCCAGCTTGTTCGACCAGTTTCCACGTGCCTTATTTTCGTCTCCTCCGGCGTCATCATCGTCACCCTAGAAGGAACAGTTctttacagtgttacagtactCTTCGGAACTGGATCAATCCCACATCACCTGTCTGACGGCAAAATAGCACTAGGGCTACTGCAGCTGTTCAATACATTTGCCAtgtataaaacaattttacagCAGAGTACACAATGCCAACCGTTTATAAatcaaattacaaaattacatatGCATACCAGCGGTGCCAAATTAATGTAGGAAAAGTGACAGTTTTCTTTGTTCTAACAAAGTGGTGTTACGATAGCACTCAGAAAGCGAGTGGCCGCTCTTGATTTGGGATGAAGTACCCCTATGGGACTTGTACAGTGGACAGAATACGCATCCTTATGTAACACATTATCCTGCCGCCTCAACAGCTAACGGTAGCGAATCTCGGGAGACCCCGAGTTTGACTAATACAATGTTTAAAACAGAGGCGCAAAAGACCTCAAATTCTCATTCCGTGTAGATTATAGCTCTTGTAGCCTGCatactttttttaatgtatgtattgaaacattatttaaataacaaaacaatagGTAAAACAATAGGCCTACAGGaagtacacacatataaattAACTAGTCAGTTCATTGTAATTGTTTTCGTGTGTACAACGGTACAGCGAGCTTTCGTGCACGCGTGCTCGCTGAGAAGACAGTTGTAATTACTGTGTCACAAGCAATCACAATCATTCACTGATGCAGCACACTAACCTCTGTACAGTTAATCTTGCGAGTCAGAGACACTTTATCTTACAATGTCGTCTCCAGTCATCAAGAAACAATTTCATGATTTACAAAAAGCAGTACTGGGCCTATattctaaaatatgtgtctAAATTCAACAAACATTCTGATATCTTTTTCTGATCGCCCCTTATGATTACATATAGACAAAAGTCTGCCTCTTCTTATGTATCAACTCAGATCAAGTGCCACAAACTAAGAATAGAAACACAGGACAGATGTCG
It encodes the following:
- the slc6a5 gene encoding sodium- and chloride-dependent glycine transporter 2 isoform X2, whose product is MFKQPANSPAGFNPPQLPEGAVGVTTSKPESGQSLPPDPQPLNERKTFCPTENKSSDMETNKAYGTFKNTAPAPVPVPASVNSVLRKDSSGTVPPQKDKAISGALPNQGALRTATEQNNATGNWTSMSQTTIILGTDGNTSVLPGILNAGDDDDAGGDENKARGNWSNKLDFILSMVGYAVGLGNVWRFPYLAFQNGGGAFLIPYLIMLGLAGIPIFLMEVSLGQFASQGPVSVWKAIPALQGCGIAMLIISVLIAIYYNIIMCWTLYYLFASFASLKGLLPWTYCRNEWNTIECKDKDMLRLDSCIIRDRNLTSIKNTTFCLSANAVGNLSKLLNVTADNRTYVSPSEEYFKYNVLHISKGIEYPGDIRWPLAGCLFLAWLIVYASLAKGIKSSGKVVYFTATFPYVVLVILLIRGVTLPGASSGILYFITPKWEKLSDAKVWKDAATQIFFSLSAAWGGLITLSSYNKFHNNCYRDTIIVTCTNSATSIFAGFVIFSVIGFMAHELKVPIESVADEGPGIAFVVYPEALTRLPVSPFWAIIFFLMLLTLGLDTMFATIETIVTSVSDEFPKYLRRHKTVFTLVCCLAFYVLGFPMITESGMYMLQLVDTYAASYSLVIIAIFELIGVSYIYGLQRFCEDIEMMIGFQPNKFWRVCWAFVTPTILTFILALSLYQWSVMTYEDYTYPTWSMVLGWLMVICSVIWIPIMFVIKMHLAPGTMIERLKLVCSPQPDWGPFLMKHRGERYKNMIDPLGTNSLGLKLPPKDFQLSAQYQ
- the slc6a5 gene encoding sodium- and chloride-dependent glycine transporter 2 isoform X1, giving the protein MDFSNQREMFKQPANSPAGFNPPQLPEGAVGVTTSKPESGQSLPPDPQPLNERKTFCPTENKSSDMETNKAYGTFKNTAPAPVPVPASVNSVLRKDSSGTVPPQKDKAISGALPNQGALRTATEQNNATGNWTSMSQTTIILGTDGNTSVLPGILNAGDDDDAGGDENKARGNWSNKLDFILSMVGYAVGLGNVWRFPYLAFQNGGGAFLIPYLIMLGLAGIPIFLMEVSLGQFASQGPVSVWKAIPALQGCGIAMLIISVLIAIYYNIIMCWTLYYLFASFASLKGLLPWTYCRNEWNTIECKDKDMLRLDSCIIRDRNLTSIKNTTFCLSANAVGNLSKLLNVTADNRTYVSPSEEYFKYNVLHISKGIEYPGDIRWPLAGCLFLAWLIVYASLAKGIKSSGKVVYFTATFPYVVLVILLIRGVTLPGASSGILYFITPKWEKLSDAKVWKDAATQIFFSLSAAWGGLITLSSYNKFHNNCYRDTIIVTCTNSATSIFAGFVIFSVIGFMAHELKVPIESVADEGPGIAFVVYPEALTRLPVSPFWAIIFFLMLLTLGLDTMFATIETIVTSVSDEFPKYLRRHKTVFTLVCCLAFYVLGFPMITESGMYMLQLVDTYAASYSLVIIAIFELIGVSYIYGLQRFCEDIEMMIGFQPNKFWRVCWAFVTPTILTFILALSLYQWSVMTYEDYTYPTWSMVLGWLMVICSVIWIPIMFVIKMHLAPGTMIERLKLVCSPQPDWGPFLMKHRGERYKNMIDPLGTNSLGLKLPPKDFQLSAQYQ